A genomic region of Marinobacter sp. NP-4(2019) contains the following coding sequences:
- the rapA gene encoding RNA polymerase-associated protein RapA — protein MDASDFVIGQRWVSHSDTGLGLGIVTDISGRRVTLGFPAADEERTYAIDNAPLSRIIYQIGEEIETFDGDRYTVQAVEDLGGVLMYHADDGENIQQISEVKLSSSVNFSAPHQRLFAGQFDRNGAFRLRVATLQHQERLRASSAQGLIGARTQHLPHQIYIAHEVASRHAPRVLLADEVGLGKTIEAGLILHYQLHTGRAKRALIVVPDSLIHQWLVEMLRRFNLRFSIIDQGRYDALAENEDDVDALVNKVFGDAFSVNPFESDQLVLCSLDFLKSSPQAQKDAVAAGWDLMVVDEAHHLAWSQEQVSPEYQLVEDLSAASRGLLLLTATPEQVGVASHFARLRLLDPARFHDLEAFREEEQQYEAINKVVRRLQDNGGSLAAEDRAALKNWLGDELAVLEKAPEPKQAIIDALLDRHGTGRVLFRNTRAAIQGFPERRALPVPLPCPDSYQSHRFGLVNLAPARALDEEQWLAEDPRVAWLEKTLASLKPAKMVVICAHASTAMALEHYLQLRAGIRSAAFHEHLSLIERDRAAAYFSDTEQGAQALICSEIGSEGRNFQFAHHLVLFDLPANPDLLEQRIGRLDRIGQSDTIDIHIPYLEGTVQEAQFRWFHEGLNAFNESCSVGVAVQDKVQAEWQRVVDGGFTELDAVLKESRAEAGRLHALLQNGRDALIEMNSCRRDVATDLIRQIEEEEGSAAVRDYMVEAFDILGVDMEDHSEHADVLRPGEHYHAGHVSELPEDGLTVTWSRQQALEREDMAFMSWEHPLVTGVMDSVTSSGLGKAALASLSVKALPPGTLLLEALFTVHCPAPESLQLSRYLPVSPLRLLVDVNGRDLSAALPHDRLNDLCSNIRRRTAQAVVPQIRPQVETMVDHAERLADPHLEPMREKALEQLSRMFEPEIRRLEALKKVNPAIRDEEIGFFQDQFQAAKSALTQASLSLEGIRVIVTA, from the coding sequence TTGGACGCATCGGATTTTGTTATCGGCCAGCGCTGGGTCAGCCATAGTGACACCGGCCTCGGGCTAGGAATTGTCACCGATATTTCGGGGCGACGGGTGACGCTCGGGTTCCCGGCCGCCGACGAAGAACGCACCTACGCCATTGATAACGCCCCGCTGTCCCGCATCATTTACCAGATCGGTGAGGAGATCGAGACCTTCGATGGCGATCGCTACACCGTGCAGGCGGTGGAAGACCTGGGTGGCGTCCTGATGTACCACGCGGACGATGGCGAAAACATCCAGCAGATCTCCGAAGTCAAACTGAGCAGTTCGGTGAATTTCTCGGCACCGCACCAACGCCTGTTTGCCGGTCAGTTTGACCGTAACGGGGCTTTCCGACTGCGCGTCGCGACCCTGCAGCACCAGGAGCGTTTACGGGCATCCTCGGCCCAGGGCCTGATCGGGGCACGAACCCAACACCTGCCGCATCAGATCTACATCGCTCACGAGGTCGCCAGCCGTCATGCGCCCAGGGTGTTGCTGGCCGATGAAGTAGGTCTTGGCAAAACCATCGAAGCGGGTCTGATTCTTCATTACCAGTTGCATACCGGTCGTGCCAAACGGGCATTAATCGTGGTGCCTGATTCACTGATTCACCAGTGGCTGGTGGAAATGCTGCGGCGTTTCAACCTGCGTTTCTCCATCATTGATCAGGGCCGTTACGATGCCCTGGCCGAAAACGAGGATGACGTCGACGCCCTGGTCAATAAAGTGTTCGGGGATGCGTTTTCGGTTAATCCGTTTGAAAGCGATCAACTGGTGCTGTGCAGCCTCGATTTTCTGAAGTCCAGCCCGCAGGCGCAGAAGGACGCCGTCGCGGCGGGTTGGGACCTGATGGTGGTGGACGAGGCCCACCATCTGGCCTGGAGTCAGGAACAGGTGAGCCCGGAATACCAGTTGGTGGAAGATTTGTCGGCGGCCAGTCGCGGGTTATTGCTATTGACCGCGACACCAGAGCAGGTGGGTGTAGCCAGCCACTTTGCCCGTTTACGCCTGCTGGACCCCGCCCGGTTCCACGACCTGGAAGCCTTTCGTGAGGAAGAGCAGCAGTACGAAGCCATCAACAAGGTGGTGCGTCGGCTGCAGGATAACGGTGGCAGTCTGGCTGCGGAAGACCGCGCCGCCCTGAAGAACTGGTTGGGGGATGAGCTGGCGGTACTGGAAAAGGCCCCCGAACCGAAACAGGCCATCATTGATGCCCTGCTGGATCGCCACGGCACCGGTCGCGTGCTGTTCCGTAACACCCGCGCAGCCATTCAGGGCTTTCCGGAGCGGCGCGCCCTGCCTGTACCCCTGCCATGTCCCGACAGCTATCAGTCCCACCGGTTTGGCCTGGTCAATCTGGCGCCGGCACGCGCGCTTGACGAAGAACAATGGCTTGCGGAAGATCCCCGGGTCGCCTGGCTGGAGAAAACCCTGGCCAGTCTGAAGCCGGCCAAGATGGTGGTGATCTGTGCCCACGCCAGCACGGCGATGGCTCTGGAGCATTATTTGCAGCTGCGGGCCGGTATCCGCAGTGCCGCGTTTCACGAACACCTCAGCCTGATCGAGCGGGATCGGGCAGCGGCCTATTTCTCGGACACCGAACAAGGCGCACAGGCGCTGATCTGCTCCGAGATTGGCAGTGAGGGGCGCAACTTCCAGTTTGCCCACCATCTGGTGTTGTTTGACCTGCCGGCCAATCCCGACCTGCTGGAGCAGCGTATTGGTCGTCTCGACCGTATCGGTCAGTCCGACACCATCGATATCCATATCCCCTACCTGGAAGGTACCGTTCAGGAAGCCCAGTTCCGCTGGTTCCATGAGGGACTCAATGCCTTCAATGAGAGTTGTTCCGTAGGTGTGGCGGTCCAGGATAAGGTGCAGGCCGAATGGCAGCGTGTGGTGGATGGCGGGTTTACAGAGCTGGACGCCGTGTTGAAGGAATCCCGTGCGGAGGCCGGGCGTCTGCACGCATTGCTGCAGAATGGCCGTGATGCACTGATCGAGATGAATTCCTGTCGCCGCGATGTGGCGACCGACCTGATCCGACAGATCGAAGAGGAAGAAGGCTCCGCCGCAGTGCGGGACTACATGGTGGAAGCGTTCGATATCCTTGGCGTGGATATGGAAGATCATTCCGAGCATGCCGATGTACTCCGGCCCGGCGAACACTACCATGCCGGACATGTGTCTGAATTACCGGAAGACGGCCTGACGGTCACCTGGAGTCGCCAGCAGGCACTTGAGCGCGAAGACATGGCGTTCATGAGCTGGGAACACCCACTGGTAACCGGCGTGATGGACTCGGTGACCAGCTCCGGCCTCGGCAAGGCCGCTCTCGCCAGCCTGTCGGTCAAGGCGCTGCCGCCAGGCACACTGTTGCTGGAAGCCTTGTTCACGGTCCACTGCCCGGCGCCGGAGTCGCTGCAGTTGTCACGATACCTGCCGGTGTCGCCACTGCGCTTGCTAGTGGATGTCAATGGTCGCGATTTGTCCGCCGCCTTGCCCCATGACCGTCTGAACGACCTCTGTTCCAATATCCGCCGCCGCACGGCCCAGGCGGTGGTGCCGCAAATCCGCCCCCAGGTAGAAACCATGGTCGATCACGCCGAAAGGCTGGCGGACCCTCACCTGGAGCCGATGCGTGAGAAAGCACTGGAACAGTTAAGCCGGATGTTTGAACCCGAAATCCGTCGCCTTGAAGCGCTGAAGAAAGTGAATCCGGCCATCCGGGACGAGGAAATCGGATTTTTCCAGGATCAGTTCCAGGCGGCAAAATCGGCACTCACACAGGCCAGTCTGTCGCTGGAAGGTATTCGTGTGATTGTAACTGCCTGA